One Triticum dicoccoides isolate Atlit2015 ecotype Zavitan chromosome 4B, WEW_v2.0, whole genome shotgun sequence genomic window carries:
- the LOC119294292 gene encoding germin-like protein 8-5 → MASSSSFLVLAALLALVSWQATASDPSPLQDFCVADMNSPVRVNGFVCKNPMEVNADDFFKAANLDKPSMPNKVGSNVTLINVMQIAGLNTLGISIARIDYAPLGQNPPHTHPRATEILTVLEGTLYVGFVTSNQPAPNKNKFFSKVLNKGDVFVFPVGLIHFQFNPNPHQPAVAIAALSSQNPGAITIANAVFGSDPPISDDFLAKAFQVEKNTIDYLQAQFWENNHY, encoded by the exons ATGGCATCCTCCTCTTCCTTCCTTGTCCTTGCTGCACTTCTTGCGTTGGTCTCATGGCAAGCCACTGCTTCTGATCCTAGCCCACTCCAGGACTTTTGTGTCGCCGACATGAATTCACCAG TCCGTGTCAACGGGTTTGTTTGCAAGAACCCGATGGAGGTCAACGCGGACGACTTCTTCAAGGCGGCCAACCTCGACAAGCCTAGTATGCCCAACAAGGTTGGATCCAACGTCACTTTGATCAACGTCATGCAGATTGCAGGACTCAACACCCTCGGCATCTCAATTGCACGCATCGACTATGCTCCCTTGGGTCAAAACCCACCACATACGCACCCTCGCGCCACTGAGATCCTCACGGTGCTCGAGGGAACATTGTACGTTGGCTTTGTGACATCCAACCAGCCCGCCCCCAACAAAAACAAGTTTTTCTCCAAGGTTCTCAACAAAGGTGATGTGTTTGTCTTCCCCGTGGGGCTCATCCACTTCCAATTCAACCCCAACCCCCATCAGCCCGCTGTTGCAATTGCCGCGCTCAGCAGCCAGAACCCAGGGGCTATCACAATTGCCAATGCAGTGTTTGGGTCCGACCCACCAATATCAGACGATTTTCTTGCCAAGGCATTTCAGGTGGAAAAGAATACAATAGACTATCTCCAGGCTCAATTCTGGGAAAACAACCACTACTAA
- the LOC119294291 gene encoding germin-like protein 8-11 codes for MASSSSMLLLAALLASISWQAIASDPSPLQDFCVADMHSPVRVNGFVCKNPMEVNADDFFKAAALDKPRVTNKVGSNVTLINVMQIAGLNTLGISIAHIDYAPLGQNPPHTHPRATEILTVLEGTLYVGFVTSNQENKFLSKVLNKGDVFVFPVGLIHFQFNPNPYKPAVAIAALSSQNPGAITIANAVFGSKPAISDDVLAKAFHVEKNTIDYLQAQFWENNQY; via the exons ATGGCATCTTCCTCTTCTATGCTTCTCCTTGCCGCCCTTCTTGCATCCATCTCATGGCAGGCCATTGCCTCCGACCCTAGCCCACTCCAGGACTTTTGTGTCGCCGACATGCATTCACCAG TGCGTGTCAATGGGTTTGTTTGCAAGAACCCGATGGAAGTCAATGCGGATGACTTCTTCAAGGCAGCCGCTCTGGACAAGCCTAGGGTCACCAATAAGGTTGGATCCAATGTCACCTTGATCAATGTCATGCAGATTGCTGGACTCAACACTCTCGGCATCTCAATCGCGCACATCGACTATGCTCCCCTAGGCCAGAACCCACCACATACGCACCCACGCGCCACTGAGATCCTCACAGTACTCGAGGGGACATTGTATGTTGGCTTTGTGACATCCAACCAGGAGAACAAGTTCCTTTCAAAGGTGCTTAACAAAGGTGATGTGTTTGTGTTCCCTGTGGGGCTCATCCACTTCCAATTCAACCCCAACCCCTACAAGCCAGCTGTTGCAATTGCCGCGCTCAGCAGCCAGAACCCAGGGGCTATCACAATTGCCAATGCAGTGTTTGGGTCGAAGCCAGCAATATCAGATGATGTTCTTGCCAAGGCATTTCATGTGGAAAAGAATACAATAGACTATCTCCAGGCTCAATTCTGGGAGAACAATCAGTACTAA